Proteins encoded together in one Chelonoidis abingdonii isolate Lonesome George chromosome 1, CheloAbing_2.0, whole genome shotgun sequence window:
- the GPR19 gene encoding putative G-protein coupled receptor 19, whose amino-acid sequence MMFASGMDNSKGSFVIPTVLLLLQNDSHSETSMSLAHHEMTDLSKEHKAERNSTVLRYELRPGEIVVASMVFGALWLLSVFGNSLVCLVIHRSRRTQSTTNYFVVSMACADLLISMTSAPFVLLQFMSGRWTLGSIMCKLVRYFQYLTPGVQIYVLLSICVDRFYTIVYPLSFKVSREKAKKMIAASWIFDAAFVSPAFFFYGSSWDNHCNFFLPYSWDGAIYSIIHLLVSFLIPSIFIILFYQKVIKYIWRIGTDGRTVRRTMNIVPRTKVKTIKMFLMLNLVFLLSWLPFYVVQLWHPQETDYRKSSLVFMAITGISFSSSASKPTLYSVYNANFRKGMKETFCMSSMKCYRSNAYTITTSSRIAKKNYVGISEIPAPAKTVTKDSIYDSFDREAKEKKLAWPINSNPPNTFV is encoded by the coding sequence ATGATGTTTGCCTCTGGTATGGATAATAGCAAAGGTTCTTTTGTTATCCCAACGGTACTGCTACTACTCCAGAACGACagccactctgaaacctctatGTCTCTGGCACACCATGAGATGACAGATTTATCCAAGGAACACAAAGCAGAGAGGAACAGTACTGTCTTGCGGTATGAACTGAGACCAGGGGAAATAGTAGTAGCCAGCATGGTTTTTGGAGCATTATGGCTGCTCTCTGTCTTTGGAAATTCCCTCGTTTGCTTAGTGATCCACCGGAGCAGGAGGACTCAGTCTACCACCAACTACTTTGTGGTCTCCATGGCTTGTGCCGATCTCCTCATTAGCATGACGAGTGCTCCATTTGTGCTGCTCCAGTTTATGTCTGGCAGGTGGACACTTGGGAGCATTATGTGCAAGCTAGTGAGATATTTTCAGTATCTCACCCCAGGTGTCCAGATCTATGTGCTGCTGTCTATCTGTGTAGATAGGTTCTACACAATTGTCTATCCTTTGAGTTTCAAAGTGTCCAGAGAAAAAGCCAAGAAAATGATTGCAGCATCTTGGATCTTTGATGCCGCTTTTGTGTCCCCAGCTTTCTTTTTCTATGGCTCCAGTTGGGACAACCATTGCAACTTTTTTCTCCCTTATTCTTGGGATGGAGCTATCTATAGCATCATCCATCTTCTGGTGAGTTTTTTGATTCCATCCATTTTCATCATCCTATTTTACCAAAAGGTCATCAAATACATTTGGAGGATAGGAACCGATGGCAGAACAGTCAGGCGGACCATGAATATAGTCCCAAGGACAAAAGTGAAAACCATCAAGATGTTCCTGATGTTAAATTTAGTATTTCTGCTATCATGGCTCCCTTTTTACGTGGTGCAGCTGTGGCACCCACAGGAGACAGACTACAGAAAGAGTTCTTTGGTTTTCATGGCCATCACAGGGATATCCTTTAGTTCGTCAGCCTCTAAGCCCACCCTGTACTCAGTGTATAATGCGAACTTCAGGAAAGggatgaaagaaacattttgcatGTCCTCCATGAAATGCTACCGAAGCAATGCATACACCATCACTACCAGTTCAAGGATAGCCAAAAAAAATTATGTTGGAATCTCAGAAATCCCCGCACCAGCCAAAACTGTAACCAAAGACTCAATCTATGATTCATTtgacagagaagcaaaggaaaaaaagcttGCTTGGCCTATTAATTCAAACCCACCAAATACATTTGTCTAA